In Musa acuminata AAA Group cultivar baxijiao chromosome BXJ2-3, Cavendish_Baxijiao_AAA, whole genome shotgun sequence, the following proteins share a genomic window:
- the LOC135608304 gene encoding triosephosphate isomerase, chloroplastic-like, translated as MAAAASSLATQVSGLCHEVLSRESAPPTALFLRSVHSRLRLPSLRRPHRGVVAMAGTGKFFVGGNWKCNGTKDSITKLVADLSDAKLENDVDIVVAPPYIYADQVKQSLTDRIEISAQNCWVGKGGAFTGEISAEQLIDIGCKWVILGHSERRHIIGEDDQFIGKKAAFALSQNLKVIACIGEKLEEREAGKTFDVCFQQMKAFADSISNWMDVVIAYEPVWAIGTGKVATPQQAQEVHAALRDWLKKNVSAEVASFTRIIYGGSVNGSNCSELAKQEDIDGFLVGGASLKGPEFAIIVNSVTSKKVAA; from the exons ATGGCGGCGGCGGCGTCATCTCTAGCAACGCAGGTCTCGGGGCTCTGCCACGAGGTTCTCTCGCGCGAGTCTGCCCCTCCCACCGCCCTCTTCCTCCGCAGCGTTCACTCCCGGCTCCGCCTCCCGTCGCTCCGTCGCCCTCACAGAGGTGTCGTAGCCATGGCCGGCACTGGAAAG TTTTTTGTTGGAGGCAACTGGAAATGC AATGGAACGAAGGATTCTATTACCAAACTTGTAGCTGATTTGAGTGATGCTAAGTTGGAAAATGATGTAG ATATTGTTGTAGCACCTCCATATATCTATGCTGACCAGGTCAAGCAATCATTGACTGATCGTATTGAGATATCTGCTCAGAATTGTTGGGTTGGAAAAGGTGGAGCTTTCACTGGAGAAATCAG TGCAGAGCAATTGATAGATATTGGCTGCAAGTGGGTTATTCTAGGCCACTCTGAGCGCAGACACATTATTGGTGAGGATGACCAG TTTATCGGGAAGAAGGCTGCATTTGCCTTGAGCCAGAATCTTAAGGTAATTGCTTGTATAGGAGAGAAGCTAGAAGAGAGAGAAGCAGGAAAAACCTTTGATGTCTGTTTCCAGCAGATGAAAGCTTTTGCAG ATAGCATATCAAATTGGATGGATGTTGTTATTGCATATGAGCCTGTGTGGGCAATTGGCACCGGAAAAGTGGCTACTCCCCAGCAGGCTCAGGAAGTGCATGCAGCTTTACGCGACTGGCTTAAGAAAAATGTCTCAGCTGAAGTTGCATCTTTTACTCGTATCATCTATGGAG GTTCTGTGAATGGGAGCAATTGTTCAGAACTTGCTAAACAAGAAGATATAGATGGATTTCTTGTTGGAGGTGCCTCTCTAAAG GGCCCAGAGTTTGCCATTATCGTCAATTCAGTGACCTCGAAGAAAGTTGCTGCTTGA